A section of the Anabaena cylindrica PCC 7122 genome encodes:
- a CDS encoding AAA family ATPase → MLQRLIINGFKSIKTMDIELRPLNILIGANGAGKSNLISFFKMLNEMMAGRLQQYIGISGYAQSLLHFGPKITPQIEAQLEFEFLDGNYTYNLRLFHAAGDTLIFAEETLTLEDIISWKNEALFPTEDSLGAGHQETKINEASERGMQTSQVIKFLLNRCRVYHFHDTSSTAAVRQSCYVGDNHSLMPDAGNLAALLLRFRADHNIAYQRIVKTIRLIAPFFDDFDLEPRANNVILNWREKGSDQVFGSHQFSDGTLRAICLATLLLQPDKELPKLIIVDEPELGLHPYALNIVAAMFGKASYHTQILISTQSTSFLDNFNPEDVIVVDRVGKESQFKRLNPEELETWLEEYSLGEIWEKNIISGGPH, encoded by the coding sequence ATGCTACAACGATTAATCATCAACGGTTTCAAGTCCATTAAAACAATGGATATTGAATTGCGTCCTTTAAACATCTTGATTGGAGCTAACGGAGCAGGTAAAAGTAATCTTATTTCGTTTTTTAAGATGTTAAATGAGATGATGGCCGGAAGATTGCAACAATATATTGGCATATCCGGTTACGCTCAATCTCTGTTACATTTTGGACCCAAGATAACACCGCAAATAGAAGCACAATTAGAATTTGAGTTTCTTGATGGAAACTATACATATAATCTGCGTTTGTTTCATGCAGCAGGGGATACGCTGATTTTTGCCGAAGAGACATTGACCTTAGAAGATATAATTAGTTGGAAAAACGAGGCATTGTTTCCAACAGAGGACTCATTAGGTGCAGGACATCAGGAGACAAAAATCAACGAAGCATCGGAGAGAGGTATGCAAACGTCTCAGGTGATAAAATTTTTGCTTAACCGATGCCGTGTGTACCATTTTCATGATACATCTTCTACAGCAGCAGTTCGTCAATCCTGTTATGTTGGCGATAATCATTCGCTCATGCCTGATGCTGGAAATCTAGCCGCATTACTTCTTAGATTCCGCGCAGATCATAATATAGCCTATCAGCGTATTGTCAAAACAATTCGTTTGATTGCTCCATTTTTTGATGATTTTGATCTTGAACCAAGAGCGAATAACGTTATTCTCAACTGGCGGGAAAAAGGGTCAGATCAAGTTTTTGGTTCACACCAATTTTCGGACGGTACGTTGCGTGCTATATGCCTTGCCACGTTGCTTTTACAGCCGGACAAAGAACTTCCAAAACTAATTATTGTTGATGAACCGGAACTGGGTTTACATCCTTATGCTTTGAATATTGTAGCCGCAATGTTTGGCAAAGCTTCCTATCATACACAAATTCTCATCAGCACTCAATCTACTTCTTTTTTAGATAACTTTAATCCTGAAGATGTAATTGTGGTAGATAGAGTGGGTAAGGAGTCGCAATTTAAGCGATTAAATCCTGAAGAATTAGAAACTTGGTTAGAAGAATATAGTTTGGGAGAAATTTGGGAGAAAAATATCATTAGTGGAGGTCCACACTAA
- a CDS encoding DUF4276 family protein has product MIRLYLFAEGQTEQTFADNILKQHLAQYDIFLDKIILIAHARKKGKAHRGGGRKYEPMKDDILRFLKQEKGSNVFFTTMIDLYAIAPEFPGLNESEKFRQNPAQRLDFLEKSFIEDIGDRRFIPYIQLHEYEAYLFSNPTCFEFLYDNCSDQVAILKAIAEQYETPELINDGMETAPSKRIIDQFPAYEKAKVADGSQLAELIGLETIRSKCPHFNSWLSRLESLNEEVRIVN; this is encoded by the coding sequence ATGATACGCCTCTATTTATTTGCTGAAGGACAAACTGAGCAGACATTTGCTGATAATATACTAAAACAACACCTTGCTCAATACGATATTTTTCTAGACAAGATTATACTGATAGCTCATGCAAGAAAAAAAGGTAAGGCTCATCGTGGTGGTGGTCGAAAATACGAGCCAATGAAGGACGACATTTTGCGTTTTCTCAAACAAGAGAAAGGCTCTAATGTGTTCTTTACAACGATGATTGATTTATATGCAATCGCTCCTGAATTTCCAGGATTAAATGAGTCTGAAAAATTTCGCCAAAATCCCGCACAACGGTTAGATTTTTTAGAAAAAAGCTTCATTGAGGACATCGGTGATCGGCGATTTATACCCTACATTCAATTGCACGAATACGAGGCTTACCTGTTTTCTAATCCAACTTGTTTTGAGTTTCTTTATGATAACTGCTCAGATCAGGTTGCGATTCTCAAGGCCATTGCAGAACAATATGAGACACCTGAGTTAATTAATGACGGGATGGAAACAGCCCCTAGTAAACGTATTATTGACCAGTTTCCTGCTTATGAAAAAGCAAAGGTCGCTGATGGTTCACAATTAGCTGAATTGATTGGACTGGAAACAATTAGGAGTAAGTGTCCTCACTTTAATTCATGGCTATCACGACTCGAATCATTAAACGAAGAAGTCAGAATAGTTAATTGA
- a CDS encoding glycosyltransferase family 2 protein produces MINHQSPITNHQLPITNYQSPIIDVSIVVPIKDEVESLPLLLEAIASTLEKSEVSYEIICVDDGSTDGSAEFLKEQAQLRPDLKAVILRRNYGQTAAMAAGFNYATGKAIVTLDADLQNDPADIPMLLAKLDEGYDLVSGWRKNRQDGAVNRLLPSKIANWLIRRSTSVYIHDYGCSLKAYRSELVADMNLYGELHRFLPALAYIEGARITELPVRHHARRFGQSKYGISRTFRVLMDLLTILFMKKFLTRPMHVFGLLGLISIVSGVGIGIYLTFVKLVFHTDIGNRPLLILAVLLLVAGVQLFCFGLLAELLMRTYHESQGRPIYRVREVVAKNVK; encoded by the coding sequence ATGATTAATCACCAGTCACCAATTACCAATCATCAATTACCAATCACCAATTACCAATCACCAATTATAGATGTATCCATAGTTGTACCGATTAAAGATGAGGTCGAAAGTTTACCTTTGTTGCTAGAGGCGATCGCATCAACTCTGGAGAAAAGTGAGGTGAGTTATGAAATCATCTGCGTGGATGATGGTTCCACTGATGGTTCGGCGGAATTTCTCAAAGAACAAGCCCAATTACGCCCGGATTTAAAAGCGGTGATTTTGCGGCGTAACTACGGACAAACTGCGGCTATGGCGGCGGGGTTTAATTATGCCACAGGGAAAGCGATTGTCACTTTAGATGCTGATTTGCAAAATGACCCGGCTGATATACCAATGTTATTGGCCAAATTGGATGAAGGTTATGATTTGGTGAGTGGTTGGCGAAAAAATCGCCAAGATGGGGCGGTAAATCGGTTGCTGCCTTCTAAAATTGCTAATTGGTTAATTCGTCGTAGTACTAGCGTGTATATTCACGACTATGGTTGTTCTCTGAAAGCCTATCGTAGCGAATTAGTTGCAGATATGAACCTTTATGGGGAACTACATCGATTTTTACCTGCTTTGGCTTACATTGAAGGGGCGAGAATCACAGAATTGCCTGTGCGTCATCATGCACGGCGCTTTGGTCAAAGTAAGTATGGGATTTCCCGGACTTTTCGGGTGTTGATGGATTTGTTGACTATTTTGTTTATGAAAAAATTCCTCACCAGACCAATGCACGTTTTTGGGCTGTTGGGCTTAATTTCCATAGTTTCTGGGGTAGGAATCGGCATTTACCTGACTTTTGTTAAATTGGTTTTCCATACGGATATCGGTAATCGTCCTTTGCTAATTTTGGCAGTTTTATTGTTAGTAGCTGGAGTGCAGTTATTTTGCTTCGGTCTTTTGGCAGAGTTATTAATGCGTACTTATCATGAATCTCAAGGAAGACCGATATATCGAGTGCGGGAAGTAGTGGCAAAAAATGTTAAGTAA
- a CDS encoding MFS transporter: MKAFDTFDPDLRRNLLILFAAGLFFWSSLASLLPTLPLYIESIGATKQEIGIVMGSFAIGMLVFRPQVGVLADRRGRKIVLLIGMSVAAIAPLGYLVVKSLLPLMLIRAFHGISIAAFATGYIALVGDLAPEHRRGEVIGYMSLVNPIGVALGPALGGYLQATAGYTPLFISSAVLGFLGLLCILPIVNPPIFEQPPKTDDDRFWQLLISPRVRVPAIVLLLIGLALGSVHTFIALYIKSTGVDLNAGLFFTAAAISSFTIRLVAGRASDKYGRGLFVTFSLVAYTLAMIFIWQANSALTFLLGAFIEGAASGTAIPMISAMMTDRALPHERGRIFGVSLMGFDVGLVIAGPVVGFVAEQIGYRSTFGFATGLTVLAILIFITQSSRNLPNSLRFALGQGEDFYALKK; the protein is encoded by the coding sequence GTGAAAGCTTTTGATACTTTTGACCCTGATCTGCGGCGAAACCTGCTGATATTATTTGCAGCGGGTTTATTTTTCTGGTCAAGTCTAGCTTCGTTGTTGCCGACTTTACCTTTGTATATTGAGTCTATTGGGGCTACAAAGCAAGAAATTGGGATTGTGATGGGTAGCTTTGCGATTGGAATGTTGGTATTTCGTCCCCAAGTGGGAGTACTAGCAGATCGTCGGGGAAGAAAGATTGTATTGCTGATTGGGATGTCAGTGGCTGCGATCGCACCTTTGGGCTATTTAGTAGTAAAATCACTTCTGCCCTTAATGCTCATTCGTGCCTTTCATGGTATCAGTATTGCCGCCTTTGCCACAGGTTACATTGCCTTAGTGGGAGACTTAGCACCAGAACACCGTCGTGGTGAAGTCATCGGTTATATGAGTTTGGTTAATCCCATCGGTGTGGCACTTGGCCCCGCTTTGGGTGGATATTTACAAGCAACAGCAGGTTATACACCATTATTTATTTCCTCTGCTGTTTTAGGATTTTTGGGTTTACTTTGTATCTTACCTATTGTTAATCCACCTATTTTTGAACAACCTCCAAAAACTGATGATGATCGATTTTGGCAATTGCTAATTAGCCCCCGTGTGCGTGTACCTGCGATCGTACTCTTACTCATTGGTTTGGCCTTAGGTTCTGTACATACATTTATAGCGTTGTACATCAAATCAACAGGAGTAGATTTAAATGCTGGATTATTTTTTACAGCCGCTGCTATATCCAGTTTTACTATTAGATTAGTTGCCGGTCGGGCTTCTGATAAATATGGACGTGGTTTATTTGTAACTTTTAGCTTGGTTGCATATACTCTGGCAATGATCTTTATTTGGCAAGCCAACAGTGCCTTAACTTTTTTATTAGGAGCATTTATTGAAGGTGCTGCTTCTGGTACTGCTATTCCCATGATTTCTGCCATGATGACAGATAGAGCCTTACCCCATGAACGGGGGCGGATATTTGGCGTATCTTTAATGGGATTTGATGTTGGTCTAGTTATAGCCGGCCCAGTTGTGGGTTTTGTTGCTGAACAAATCGGCTATCGCAGTACGTTTGGTTTTGCTACTGGTTTAACTGTCCTTGCCATCTTGATTTTCATCACCCAGTCCAGTCGTAACTTACCAAACTCTCTGCGCTTTGCCCTTGGTCAAGGTGAAGATTTTTATGCCTTGAAAAAATAA
- the moaC gene encoding cyclic pyranopterin monophosphate synthase MoaC, with translation MQDNFLNSSQLTHLNPQGEAQMVDVSGKIATVREAVARGQVRMLPATFAAIEAGNTPKGDVLATAKLAGIMAAKQTSNLIPLCHPLPLQKITVEVTPDIELPGYQIYATVKTKAETGVEMEALTAVSIAALTLYDMAKALEKSIQIESISLVSKTGGKSGDYTNLEF, from the coding sequence ATGCAAGATAATTTTTTAAATTCTTCTCAACTCACCCATCTCAACCCCCAGGGAGAAGCTCAAATGGTTGATGTATCGGGAAAAATCGCCACCGTGAGAGAAGCTGTCGCTAGGGGTCAGGTGCGAATGCTGCCAGCCACGTTTGCAGCCATTGAAGCAGGAAACACTCCCAAAGGTGATGTTTTGGCAACTGCTAAGTTAGCAGGGATTATGGCTGCTAAACAGACATCAAATTTAATTCCCCTTTGTCACCCCTTACCTTTGCAAAAAATTACTGTTGAAGTCACACCAGATATTGAACTACCTGGTTATCAAATTTATGCCACAGTCAAAACTAAAGCTGAGACTGGTGTAGAAATGGAAGCTTTAACTGCCGTTTCTATTGCGGCACTGACTTTGTACGATATGGCAAAAGCGTTAGAAAAGTCGATTCAAATTGAATCAATTAGTTTGGTCAGTAAGACTGGTGGAAAATCAGGAGATTATACTAATTTAGAATTTTAG
- a CDS encoding DUF2795 domain-containing protein, with protein sequence MTKANPVELQKHLKGVDYPAGKDELIEHAREQGADKKLLSLLEQLPEEEEYESPTDLNKAIGEIQ encoded by the coding sequence ATGACTAAAGCCAATCCAGTTGAACTCCAAAAACATTTGAAAGGCGTTGATTATCCTGCTGGTAAGGATGAATTGATTGAACACGCTAGAGAGCAAGGAGCCGATAAAAAACTCCTCTCATTACTGGAACAATTGCCAGAAGAGGAGGAGTATGAAAGTCCAACAGACCTGAACAAAGCTATAGGTGAAATTCAGTAA